The following coding sequences lie in one Terriglobia bacterium genomic window:
- a CDS encoding ABC transporter ATP-binding protein, whose amino-acid sequence MALLEIKNVSKRFGGLKAVSEVSMAVEAGEIAFIVGPNGAGKTTLFNLITGVHQADAGQIIFDGRDITHSSPDKAAKLGLGRTFQLVKPLRNLTVLENAMLGAFLHTPSPHVAAQEAAKVLQFLGMGKVMHLPARGMGVAMMKRLEIARALATKPKLILLDEVVAGLPTVEALKLADLLKRLPEWGIAAIGGVEHVMQVVMKIADRVVVLDHGVKIAEGKPQDVVRWPEVIAAYLGVKYKELLK is encoded by the coding sequence ATGGCGTTGCTGGAAATCAAGAACGTGAGCAAGCGGTTTGGCGGACTGAAGGCCGTCTCGGAGGTCTCGATGGCGGTGGAGGCCGGCGAAATCGCGTTCATCGTCGGGCCCAACGGCGCCGGCAAGACGACGCTCTTTAACCTGATCACCGGCGTGCACCAGGCCGATGCGGGGCAGATCATCTTTGACGGGCGCGACATCACGCATTCATCGCCCGACAAGGCCGCGAAGCTGGGTCTCGGCCGCACCTTCCAGCTCGTCAAACCGTTGCGCAACCTGACGGTGCTGGAGAACGCCATGTTGGGAGCGTTCCTGCATACGCCGTCGCCGCATGTGGCCGCGCAGGAGGCAGCCAAGGTGCTGCAATTTCTCGGCATGGGGAAGGTCATGCACCTGCCGGCGCGCGGCATGGGAGTGGCGATGATGAAACGGCTGGAGATTGCGCGCGCACTGGCGACCAAACCGAAGTTGATCCTGCTGGACGAAGTCGTGGCCGGCTTGCCGACGGTGGAAGCGCTGAAACTGGCGGACCTGCTGAAGCGCCTGCCGGAGTGGGGCATCGCGGCCATTGGCGGCGTCGAGCACGTGATGCAAGTGGTGATGAAGATCGCCGATCGCGTGGTGGTGCTCGACCACGGCGTCAAGATCGCGGAAGGCAAGCCGCAGGACGTGGTTCGCTGGCCGGAAGTGATCGCGGCCTACCTGGGAGTGAAGTACAAGGAATTGCTGAAATGA
- a CDS encoding ABC transporter ATP-binding protein has protein sequence MLELTEVEAAYGDFQALFNITLTVNRGEIVTLIGANGAGKTTTLRVISGLLRATKGAVSFEGQNIAKTPAHEIVARGISHVPEGRQLFPYMTVEEHLALGAYIQRTRPRIPLLMEEQFTMFPVLKERRKQMAGTLSGGEQQMVAIARGLMSEPKLLLLDEPSLGLAPKLVEEVFQKIRQIGEKGVTVMVVEQNVVDGLSVSKRGYVVENGAVILQGSAEELLNNEQVRAAYLGLY, from the coding sequence CTGCTGGAGTTGACGGAGGTTGAAGCCGCGTACGGCGATTTCCAGGCGTTGTTCAACATCACTTTGACCGTGAACCGCGGCGAGATCGTGACCCTGATTGGCGCCAACGGCGCGGGAAAAACCACGACCTTGCGCGTGATCAGCGGCCTGCTGCGCGCGACCAAGGGTGCCGTCAGCTTCGAAGGGCAGAATATCGCCAAGACGCCGGCGCACGAAATCGTAGCGCGCGGCATCAGCCACGTACCCGAGGGCCGGCAACTGTTTCCCTACATGACGGTGGAAGAGCACCTCGCGCTTGGCGCCTACATCCAGCGCACGCGCCCCAGAATTCCGCTGTTGATGGAAGAGCAGTTCACGATGTTTCCGGTTCTGAAGGAGCGCCGCAAACAAATGGCGGGAACCTTGTCGGGCGGTGAGCAGCAGATGGTGGCCATCGCGCGCGGGCTGATGTCGGAACCGAAGCTGCTCCTGCTCGACGAACCCTCTCTCGGACTGGCGCCCAAGCTGGTGGAGGAGGTTTTCCAGAAAATCCGCCAAATCGGGGAAAAGGGCGTCACCGTCATGGTCGTGGAACAGAACGTCGTCGACGGCCTGAGCGTCTCCAAGCGCGGCTACGTGGTCGAAAATGGCGCGGTCATTCTGCAAGGGTCGGCGGAGGAATTGTTAAACAACGAGCAGGTCCGCGCCGCCTATCTGGGACTGTACTAA
- a CDS encoding ABC transporter permease, with amino-acid sequence MAIPLTYNLRSLRVRWTSTVVAVLGIAGTVGVFVAMLSLAKGFKSTLVSSGSPRNAVVRRAGATSEMDSAVSVDHVKIIEEAGGVERGASGPLVSPETVVVAAFPLKSTGTDANVQVRGVSPKALQVRDNVKIVSGRMFEPGLNELVVGRYVAGTYAGLELGNTVKFGGGSWTVVGVFNAGGSAFDSEIWADANVVKDVYKRPPANFSSLTVRLTSPDAFKAFKDALTSDPRLSVQADREIEYYDKQSRAITNLILVLGTMVGIVMGIGAVFGALNTMYSAVAERTREIATMRALGFGAGSVVSSFVFEALCIAFIGGVLGCLAILPLNGLTTGTMNWQTFSHLAFAFRVTPALLAGGVVFALLMGIVGGVPPAVRAARARVAVALREL; translated from the coding sequence CCGTACTCGGCATTGCGGGCACGGTTGGCGTGTTCGTCGCCATGTTGTCTTTAGCCAAGGGATTTAAATCCACCCTGGTTTCCTCCGGCTCGCCGCGCAACGCCGTGGTGCGCCGTGCGGGCGCCACGTCGGAGATGGACAGCGCTGTCTCGGTGGACCACGTCAAGATCATCGAAGAGGCGGGCGGCGTGGAGCGCGGCGCCTCCGGCCCGCTGGTCAGCCCGGAAACTGTAGTTGTCGCCGCATTTCCTCTGAAGTCGACCGGGACCGACGCCAACGTTCAGGTGCGCGGCGTCTCCCCGAAGGCCTTGCAGGTCCGCGACAACGTCAAGATTGTTTCCGGGCGCATGTTCGAGCCCGGCCTCAACGAGCTGGTAGTCGGCCGCTACGTCGCCGGCACGTACGCTGGACTTGAACTCGGAAACACGGTGAAGTTTGGCGGCGGCAGCTGGACGGTGGTAGGCGTGTTTAACGCCGGCGGCAGCGCCTTCGACTCAGAGATCTGGGCCGACGCCAATGTCGTGAAGGACGTTTACAAGCGCCCTCCGGCGAACTTCTCCTCGCTGACTGTGCGCCTCACCTCACCGGACGCGTTCAAGGCCTTCAAGGACGCGCTCACCTCCGACCCGCGCCTCTCCGTCCAGGCGGACCGCGAGATCGAGTACTACGATAAGCAATCGCGGGCGATCACTAATCTCATCCTCGTGCTCGGGACCATGGTGGGCATTGTCATGGGGATCGGCGCGGTGTTTGGCGCGCTCAATACCATGTACTCGGCGGTCGCCGAGCGCACCCGGGAAATCGCCACCATGCGCGCCCTGGGTTTCGGCGCGGGCAGCGTGGTCTCATCCTTTGTTTTCGAAGCCCTGTGCATCGCGTTCATTGGCGGCGTGCTCGGCTGCCTTGCGATCCTGCCGCTCAACGGGCTCACCACCGGCACCATGAACTGGCAGACCTTCTCGCACCTGGCGTTTGCGTTTCGGGTTACGCCCGCGCTGCTCGCCGGAGGCGTTGTATTTGCGCTGCTGATGGGCATCGTCGGCGGTGTGCCACCGGCTGTCCGCGCTGCCCGCGCCCGCGTCGCCGTCGCCCTGCGGGAACTCTGA
- a CDS encoding S41 family peptidase, which translates to MPNSNRSSVALIVILIASGLLGMVFGQRVQTAQNEDADMQQNLRHFTQVYDVVEQNYAEPVKPDKAIYDGAIPGMLRALDPHSTFFDPKAFAQLNEEQRGNYFGVGMEIGPRGNRIVVISPFVGAPAYKAGIRAGDVIMAVDGKPTDNMTTGEVADLVKGPRGSQVHISILREGAPKPLEFTLTRDEIPRHSVDVHFQVRPGIGYLHISSFIETTEHELDMALAEFGNLNGLILDLRQDPGGLLKEAVAVADKFLPKGAVVVSQRGRSSPEIVYRAKNGNAGKNYPIVVLVNRGTASAAEIVSGAIQDHDRGLVLGENTFGKGLVQTVYPLSDHTGLALTTARYYTPSGRLIQRKYTGMSLYDYYYGAGSQDNTAGREAKATDSGRTVYGGDGITPDVKFAEPKPNAFQTEMQIHYVFFDFAKRYLSSRPISRSFTVDDQVLQQFREFLNANKVPWTEADLQQNLDWVKSNVKGELFTEAFGLDAGLQARAEADPEVAKALELLPQAKQLTENARRVIAARSTGGDAGRQ; encoded by the coding sequence ATGCCAAATTCAAACCGATCCTCCGTGGCCCTCATCGTAATTCTCATTGCGTCCGGATTGCTGGGCATGGTTTTCGGGCAGCGTGTACAAACGGCGCAGAACGAGGACGCCGACATGCAGCAAAACCTGCGCCACTTCACGCAGGTGTACGACGTGGTAGAACAGAATTACGCCGAGCCGGTCAAGCCCGACAAGGCAATCTATGACGGGGCGATCCCGGGCATGCTGCGCGCGCTGGACCCGCATTCGACGTTCTTCGACCCCAAGGCGTTCGCGCAGCTCAATGAAGAGCAACGGGGCAACTACTTCGGCGTTGGCATGGAGATCGGCCCGCGCGGCAACAGGATCGTAGTGATCTCGCCGTTTGTTGGCGCACCCGCGTACAAAGCAGGAATTCGCGCCGGCGACGTCATCATGGCGGTGGACGGGAAGCCCACCGACAACATGACCACGGGCGAAGTTGCCGACCTGGTGAAGGGCCCGCGGGGATCGCAGGTGCACATCAGCATCCTGCGCGAAGGCGCGCCGAAGCCGCTGGAGTTCACGCTGACGCGCGACGAAATTCCACGGCACAGCGTGGATGTGCATTTCCAGGTGCGGCCGGGGATCGGTTATCTGCACATCAGTTCCTTCATCGAAACCACCGAACACGAACTCGACATGGCACTGGCGGAGTTCGGGAACCTGAATGGGTTGATTCTCGACCTGCGACAGGACCCGGGCGGTTTGCTGAAGGAAGCGGTGGCGGTGGCGGACAAGTTCCTGCCCAAGGGCGCGGTGGTGGTGTCGCAGCGCGGGCGGTCGTCGCCGGAAATCGTGTATCGCGCCAAGAACGGCAACGCCGGCAAGAACTACCCGATTGTCGTGCTGGTCAACCGCGGCACGGCTTCAGCGGCGGAAATCGTATCGGGCGCGATCCAGGACCACGACCGCGGGCTGGTGCTGGGTGAAAACACATTCGGCAAGGGGCTGGTGCAAACGGTGTACCCGCTGTCCGACCACACAGGTCTGGCGCTGACCACGGCGAGGTACTACACACCGAGCGGCCGCCTGATCCAGCGAAAATATACCGGCATGTCACTCTACGACTACTACTACGGCGCGGGGAGCCAGGACAACACCGCCGGGCGCGAGGCCAAAGCCACCGATAGCGGGCGTACCGTGTACGGGGGCGATGGCATCACGCCGGACGTGAAGTTCGCCGAGCCGAAGCCGAACGCATTCCAGACTGAGATGCAGATCCACTACGTGTTCTTCGATTTTGCCAAGCGTTACCTGAGCAGCCGTCCGATCTCGCGCAGCTTCACCGTCGATGATCAGGTGCTGCAGCAATTCCGGGAATTCCTCAACGCCAATAAAGTGCCGTGGACCGAGGCCGACCTGCAGCAGAACCTGGATTGGGTGAAGTCGAACGTCAAAGGCGAGTTGTTTACCGAAGCATTTGGCCTCGACGCCGGCCTGCAAGCCAGAGCGGAGGCGGACCCCGAAGTGGCCAAGGCACTCGAGCTTTTACCGCAGGCAAAACAACTGACCGAGAACGCGCGGCGCGTCATCGCTGCCCGCTCAACCGGCGGCGACGCGGGCAGACAATAG
- a CDS encoding branched-chain amino acid ABC transporter permease, whose amino-acid sequence MDWFYPFLQAVLNGLLTGSLYALIAMGMALIFGVMRIVNFAHGAFLMLGMYATWVIFEYGHVNPYFGFLAAGMLLFAIGAAVYAGLVRHVPVQAEFMIILLTLGVSLICVDSILLIFGADYHQLNFPLLGKNFRLGSQISLNAPWVISFGIAMLAAAGLYMFVMRTMFGRAARAIAQNPYSAPLMGINVHRVQAVTFGLGAAAAGIAGGLLLPVFYLYPDVGHLFNLKSFLMVVMGGMGSIEGAAAAGLVLGVVESLTSLYWGNEWALVVDFVIFILVLSFKPSGIFGSQRV is encoded by the coding sequence GTGGACTGGTTCTATCCTTTTTTGCAGGCGGTCCTGAACGGCTTGCTGACGGGATCGCTGTACGCGCTGATCGCGATGGGCATGGCGCTGATATTCGGCGTCATGCGCATCGTGAACTTCGCCCACGGCGCCTTCCTCATGCTCGGCATGTACGCCACCTGGGTGATCTTCGAGTACGGCCACGTCAATCCATATTTTGGCTTCCTTGCCGCCGGGATGCTGCTGTTCGCCATCGGCGCGGCGGTCTATGCGGGCTTGGTGCGGCACGTTCCGGTGCAGGCCGAGTTCATGATCATCCTGCTCACGCTGGGCGTGTCGCTGATTTGCGTCGACAGCATTCTGCTGATCTTCGGCGCTGATTATCACCAGCTCAACTTTCCGCTCCTCGGCAAGAACTTCCGGCTGGGATCGCAGATTTCGCTCAATGCGCCGTGGGTGATTTCGTTCGGGATCGCGATGCTGGCGGCAGCCGGGCTGTACATGTTCGTGATGCGCACCATGTTCGGTCGCGCGGCGCGCGCCATCGCGCAGAATCCCTATTCAGCGCCGCTGATGGGCATCAACGTCCACCGCGTGCAGGCGGTCACGTTTGGGCTGGGAGCGGCGGCGGCGGGAATTGCCGGCGGACTGTTGTTGCCGGTTTTCTATCTGTATCCGGACGTCGGCCACCTGTTCAACCTGAAGTCGTTCCTGATGGTGGTGATGGGCGGCATGGGATCGATCGAGGGCGCAGCGGCCGCGGGCCTGGTGCTGGGCGTGGTCGAGAGTCTCACCAGCCTGTACTGGGGCAATGAGTGGGCGCTGGTGGTGGACTTCGTCATCTTTATTCTTGTGCTGTCGTTCAAGCCCAGCGGCATTTTCGGGAGCCAGCGCGTATGA
- a CDS encoding branched-chain amino acid ABC transporter permease: protein MKRPQVMIGAAIFAVALVIPLFLHNDYFLQVIFRLFLFATLGLAWNLVGGYTGQLSLGHAAFFGIGAYGLALLSQKVSPWLAIGGGVVLALVAAVIIGSVSFRLRGPYFCLATIAFAEVVRLIAKNLPDVTGGDVGAAVPSLFPRNTMVSFYYACVVLAIAAFALNYWVERSRFGYYLMAIREDEDTALSVGVNTARVKLWALLLSAAVSALAGALYASLFLFIVPDQMFGIEVSVEIAILPMLGGAGTLLGPVVGSLVLETASEVFKNIFKEAHLLIYGILVVLVVLFLPEGIVGTLSRKLRWFRPGPVTPFSSTPPPGPAEESKRVPLPQPQSE from the coding sequence ATGAAGCGCCCGCAGGTGATGATCGGCGCGGCGATATTCGCGGTGGCGCTCGTCATCCCGTTGTTCCTGCACAACGACTACTTCCTCCAGGTCATCTTCCGGCTGTTTCTGTTCGCCACGCTCGGTCTGGCGTGGAATTTGGTCGGCGGATATACCGGGCAGTTGTCACTGGGCCACGCCGCGTTCTTCGGCATTGGCGCATACGGACTGGCGCTGCTGAGCCAGAAGGTGTCGCCATGGCTGGCGATTGGTGGGGGCGTGGTTCTCGCTCTGGTCGCCGCCGTGATTATCGGTAGCGTCTCCTTCCGCTTGCGCGGACCCTACTTCTGCCTGGCGACCATCGCTTTCGCTGAGGTGGTGCGGCTGATCGCCAAGAACCTGCCCGATGTTACCGGTGGTGACGTCGGCGCGGCGGTGCCGTCGCTGTTTCCGCGCAACACGATGGTGTCGTTTTATTACGCCTGCGTGGTGCTGGCCATCGCCGCGTTCGCGCTCAACTACTGGGTGGAGCGGTCGCGCTTCGGCTATTACCTGATGGCCATCCGCGAGGACGAGGACACGGCGCTGTCCGTAGGCGTGAATACCGCAAGGGTGAAACTGTGGGCACTGCTGCTCAGCGCGGCCGTGTCGGCACTGGCCGGCGCGCTCTACGCCAGCCTCTTCCTGTTCATCGTGCCCGACCAGATGTTTGGAATTGAAGTGTCGGTCGAAATCGCGATTTTGCCGATGCTGGGCGGCGCCGGGACGCTACTGGGGCCGGTGGTGGGATCGCTGGTGCTGGAGACGGCGTCGGAAGTGTTCAAGAACATCTTCAAAGAAGCGCACCTGCTGATCTACGGCATCCTGGTGGTGCTGGTGGTGCTGTTCCTGCCGGAAGGCATTGTGGGGACGTTGAGCCGGAAGCTGCGCTGGTTCAGGCCTGGGCCAGTCACGCCGTTTTCGAGTACGCCGCCGCCCGGACCGGCGGAGGAGAGCAAACGCGTGCCGCTACCGCAACCGCAGTCGGAGTGA
- a CDS encoding ABC transporter substrate-binding protein: MRPRTSAVLVIIVLLSVAVLVGCQNKGGGNTVKIGVISSLTGSQAAFGQAHKNGYAIALEELNAKGGINGKKVELDFYDDQSKPDQAVQGVNKLVDQDHVPIILGSYSSESTRAIVPVVTAKQVPLIIPTAVADNIMQTGSQWIFRLCAGSGDYAKSTLDFLKNNGNPKNLAIVYENTNFGQANFKSMSEAATADGMNLVDTEAYQTSSPDYKSLLQRVKSKNPEVVYFASYLLDATTLMRQSEQGTFNPKYYTSAGTGFAVADFPTEKGAGKYANYTFSVAQWLPSAKWAGSKEFDEKFFQLTKTHPSFHALEAYIALMVAAEAMKKNMTSPAAIRDEVRKTDMPTTPFGSIKFDATGQNAHPTLVTQVQDQKYKVVWPLDAAEAKPIYPTPTWSQRKKSGEL, translated from the coding sequence ATGCGCCCCAGAACCTCTGCTGTCCTCGTCATCATCGTATTGTTGAGTGTCGCTGTCCTGGTCGGCTGCCAGAACAAAGGTGGCGGCAACACCGTCAAGATCGGCGTGATCAGCTCATTGACCGGTAGCCAGGCTGCGTTCGGCCAGGCTCACAAAAACGGCTACGCCATCGCGCTGGAAGAGTTGAACGCCAAGGGCGGAATCAACGGCAAGAAAGTCGAGCTGGATTTTTACGACGACCAGAGCAAGCCCGACCAGGCGGTGCAGGGCGTCAACAAGCTGGTCGACCAGGACCACGTGCCCATCATCCTGGGATCGTATTCCTCCGAGAGCACGCGCGCCATCGTTCCGGTTGTGACCGCGAAGCAGGTTCCGCTCATCATTCCGACGGCGGTCGCGGACAACATCATGCAGACCGGGTCGCAGTGGATCTTCCGGCTGTGCGCGGGCTCGGGCGATTATGCCAAGTCGACGCTGGATTTTCTGAAGAACAACGGCAACCCGAAAAACCTGGCCATCGTGTATGAGAACACGAATTTCGGCCAGGCGAATTTCAAATCTATGAGCGAAGCAGCAACCGCTGACGGAATGAACCTTGTGGACACCGAGGCCTACCAGACCAGCTCGCCCGACTATAAGTCGCTGCTGCAGCGGGTGAAGTCGAAGAACCCGGAGGTCGTGTATTTCGCCTCCTACCTGCTGGACGCGACCACGCTGATGCGGCAATCCGAGCAGGGGACCTTCAACCCGAAGTACTACACCTCCGCCGGCACCGGTTTTGCGGTGGCGGATTTCCCGACGGAGAAGGGCGCCGGCAAGTACGCCAACTACACTTTCTCGGTGGCGCAGTGGCTGCCGTCGGCGAAATGGGCGGGCTCGAAAGAGTTCGATGAGAAATTTTTTCAGTTGACGAAAACGCATCCGTCGTTCCATGCGCTCGAGGCGTACATCGCGCTGATGGTCGCGGCGGAAGCCATGAAAAAGAACATGACATCGCCGGCGGCCATCCGCGATGAGGTCCGCAAGACCGATATGCCCACCACGCCGTTCGGCTCCATCAAGTTCGACGCCACAGGTCAGAACGCGCACCCGACCTTGGTGACGCAAGTCCAGGACCAGAAATACAAGGTGGTCTGGCCCCTGGATGCGGCCGAAGCCAAGCCGATTTATCCCACACCGACATGGAGCCAGCGTAAGAAGTCGGGCGAGCTGTAA